One segment of Mycoplasmopsis glycophila DNA contains the following:
- the mnmA gene encoding tRNA 2-thiouridine(34) synthase MnmA, with protein sequence MKNKRVVIGMSGGVDSSVAAYLLKKQGYEVIGLFMRNWDSILNNDILGNESISQDICPQEQDYQDALAVAQKLEIPLERVDFVKEYWDNVFENFIEEYKKGRTPNPDILCNKYIKFNSFANYAFDVLKADYIAMGHYAKVENGHLYRAKDQNKDQTYFLAQLSEEQLQRVIMPLADLEKPEIRKIAEDLDLITAKKKDSTGICFIGERNFRDFLQNYIPAQDGDIVDITTGKIVGKHVGSFYYTIGQRKGLNLGGMQEPYYVCGRDVFKNIIYVAPSSQMHYIESNNLIASQLNLNNKDYNPQNLTAKFRYRQEDTKVTIEILENNQIRVFYPQTAQAVTPGQQVVLYDGDKCIGGAVIEEIYFDNKKIDYV encoded by the coding sequence ATGAAAAATAAAAGAGTAGTAATCGGGATGTCTGGAGGTGTCGATTCTTCGGTGGCTGCTTACTTACTAAAAAAACAAGGATACGAAGTGATAGGTCTTTTTATGCGGAATTGAGATTCGATTTTAAATAATGATATTTTAGGTAACGAATCGATTTCCCAAGATATTTGCCCGCAAGAGCAAGACTATCAAGATGCTTTAGCGGTTGCTCAAAAATTAGAAATACCACTTGAAAGAGTTGATTTTGTCAAAGAATATTGAGACAACGTTTTTGAAAACTTTATTGAAGAATACAAAAAAGGAAGAACACCAAACCCTGATATTCTTTGCAACAAATACATTAAGTTCAATTCTTTCGCTAATTATGCTTTTGATGTTCTAAAAGCTGATTATATTGCAATGGGCCACTACGCTAAAGTTGAAAACGGACACTTATACCGTGCAAAAGATCAAAATAAAGATCAAACATATTTTCTAGCGCAACTTTCAGAAGAACAACTTCAAAGAGTTATTATGCCACTTGCAGATTTAGAAAAACCTGAAATTAGAAAAATAGCCGAAGATTTAGATTTAATTACTGCCAAGAAAAAAGATTCAACTGGGATATGTTTTATTGGAGAGAGAAACTTCCGTGACTTCTTACAAAATTACATCCCTGCGCAAGATGGTGACATTGTAGATATTACAACAGGAAAAATTGTTGGTAAACATGTTGGTTCGTTCTATTATACAATCGGTCAAAGAAAAGGGCTTAATTTAGGCGGAATGCAAGAACCTTATTATGTATGTGGAAGAGATGTGTTTAAAAACATTATTTATGTTGCACCAAGCTCACAGATGCATTATATTGAATCAAACAACTTAATTGCTAGTCAATTAAATTTAAATAACAAAGATTATAATCCACAAAATCTAACTGCTAAATTTAGATATCGTCAAGAAGATACAAAAGTTACAATTGAAATTTTAGAAAACAATCAAATTAGAGTATTTTATCCTCAAACAGCTCAAGCTGTTACTCCAGGACAACAAGTTGTTTTATATGATGGAGACAAATGTATTGGTGGTGCAGTAATTGAAGAAATATACTTTGATAACAAAAAAATAGATTACGTTTAA
- a CDS encoding Smr/MutS family protein, with translation MKRVDLHGLESEEAIKEVTLALLDFERNKVTQMLIITGKGTGILQTVVGNILDKKGIKYTLVNNHGAFLIEQQNFIYTQNDDFDDDFADEEEIDDLFNNFKL, from the coding sequence ATGAAAAGAGTTGATTTACATGGTCTAGAATCAGAAGAAGCAATAAAAGAAGTAACTTTGGCTCTTTTAGATTTCGAAAGAAACAAAGTTACTCAAATGTTAATTATCACAGGTAAAGGAACAGGAATTTTACAAACAGTTGTTGGTAATATTTTAGACAAAAAAGGAATCAAATATACATTAGTTAATAATCATGGAGCTTTTTTAATAGAACAACAAAATTTCATTTATACTCAAAACGATGATTTCGATGATGATTTTGCAGATGAAGAAGAAATAGATGATTTGTTCAATAATTTTAAACTTTAA
- a CDS encoding cysteine hydrolase family protein, which yields MSKVTQTNSKAILVIDMIKGFTEKGSLYDPNIQRIVKPIANFLKINQNEDIYFICDAHSESDLEMQNYPLHCLKGTNESEIDDQLAKFAKPNKIYFKDTTNGFHHFPVEILKKYKEIVFVGCCTDICVLQFVLSLKTYFNKEKIQTQIVVYENLVDTFNSETHNRDLMHEFALRLMENAGVKIKR from the coding sequence ATGTCAAAAGTAACACAAACTAATAGCAAAGCTATTTTAGTAATTGATATGATCAAAGGCTTTACCGAAAAAGGTAGCTTGTATGATCCCAATATCCAAAGAATCGTAAAACCAATTGCTAATTTTTTAAAAATAAACCAAAATGAAGATATTTATTTTATTTGTGATGCACATTCAGAATCTGATTTAGAAATGCAAAATTATCCACTTCACTGTTTAAAAGGAACTAATGAAAGTGAAATTGATGACCAATTAGCTAAATTCGCAAAACCAAATAAAATTTATTTCAAGGATACAACTAATGGATTTCACCATTTTCCTGTTGAAATTTTAAAAAAATACAAGGAAATTGTTTTTGTTGGTTGCTGCACTGATATTTGTGTCTTGCAATTTGTTTTATCATTAAAAACATATTTTAATAAAGAAAAAATTCAAACTCAAATTGTAGTTTATGAAAATTTAGTAGATACCTTTAACTCCGAAACACACAATCGTGATCTTATGCATGAATTTGCTTTAAGACTAATGGAAAATGCTGGAGTTAAAATAAAAAGATAG
- the ruvX gene encoding Holliday junction resolvase RuvX, whose amino-acid sequence MRKLGLDLGTKSCGFAITDQDEIIATGLENYMFEENNFEMPLERIGFYLQTYPNKIDGIVLGYPLKISGEKSERTLMVEAFKKLIEEKYNIPVLLVNEQYSTKKVTEVLINAGLTRQKRKKHKDKLAAQIILQDYLEYYKNAWGK is encoded by the coding sequence ATGAGAAAACTAGGACTTGATTTAGGAACTAAATCTTGTGGATTTGCAATCACTGATCAGGACGAAATAATTGCAACAGGATTAGAAAATTATATGTTTGAAGAGAACAATTTTGAAATGCCACTTGAAAGAATTGGTTTTTATCTTCAAACTTATCCAAATAAAATCGATGGAATCGTACTTGGTTATCCACTTAAAATTAGTGGTGAAAAAAGCGAGAGAACTTTGATGGTTGAAGCTTTCAAAAAATTAATTGAAGAAAAATACAACATTCCTGTTTTACTTGTGAATGAACAATATTCGACAAAAAAAGTTACAGAAGTTCTCATCAACGCAGGTTTAACAAGACAAAAACGTAAAAAACATAAAGACAAACTTGCTGCTCAAATAATTTTGCAAGATTATTTAGAATATTATAAAAACGCGTGAGGAAAATAA
- a CDS encoding BC85_0335 family putative methyltransferase, with protein sequence MIFKNTMLMLNETAQKSGSPKGANALLISAIVVFVLGMLAYAGILFWTKRIRKKYDQKAHQEAIIKIESLRNDVGILPQELKKIFNSKENDYDIEGTINTIYQNSFTNALVVSNDLYPFACISQKTKNPIFYELESFKFDEYNKARMNPENNLANEIKPYENQELDFVAIFSSNQNINDLYDKYFSKLKDNGMLLVKISNFPKREINLLLNHLALEKKKHEVSYFGTKILFVVK encoded by the coding sequence ATGATTTTTAAAAATACAATGTTAATGCTTAATGAAACGGCACAAAAATCAGGTTCGCCAAAAGGCGCTAACGCTTTGTTAATCTCTGCGATAGTTGTTTTTGTGCTCGGGATGTTAGCTTATGCCGGAATTCTTTTTTGAACTAAAAGAATTAGAAAAAAATACGATCAAAAAGCTCACCAAGAAGCAATTATTAAAATCGAGTCATTAAGAAATGATGTAGGAATTTTACCTCAAGAACTTAAGAAAATATTTAATTCAAAAGAAAATGACTACGATATTGAAGGAACAATCAATACTATTTATCAAAATAGCTTCACAAATGCACTTGTTGTTTCAAATGATTTATATCCATTTGCTTGCATCAGTCAAAAAACTAAAAACCCTATCTTTTACGAACTTGAAAGTTTTAAGTTTGATGAGTATAACAAAGCAAGAATGAACCCTGAAAATAATTTAGCTAATGAAATTAAACCTTATGAAAATCAAGAATTAGATTTTGTCGCTATTTTTAGCTCAAACCAAAATATAAATGATCTTTATGATAAATATTTTTCTAAATTAAAAGATAATGGAATGCTTTTAGTGAAAATCTCAAATTTCCCTAAACGTGAGATTAATCTTTTATTAAATCATTTAGCACTCGAAAAGAAAAAACATGAAGTTAGTTATTTTGGGACTAAAATTCTTTTTGTTGTTAAATAA
- the alaS gene encoding alanine--tRNA ligase, whose translation MTSKEIRQAWLDFFESKNHLVVPSKSLVPQNDPSLLWINSGVATLKDYFSGKKIPPSKRIVNSQKAIRTNDIENVGITARHHTFFEMLGNFSIGDYFKKEAIDFAFEFLTQKLKLDLNKLYFTYYFEDLETKQMWMSHGVEESHMIPGTKDTNFWEVGSGPCGPNTEIFYDRGEKYDERGIVLLQKDIENDRYIEIWNIVFSTYNSNGEGEYTELKQKNIDTGAGLERIVSIMQDAPTNFDTDLFLPIINEIEKYTKYKYEIQNYFTKDPKQTEINSCFKVIADHMRTVVNAIADGAKPSNVGRGYILRRLIRRSVYKAMQLEIYEPFLYKLVDVVKESLPFEYDTFPIQKIIKDEELIFSKTIENGKELLNNFIEKDTKVFPGELAFKLFETYGFPIELTEEILSQKGIQIDLAGYELAKEKHAEASRNSKISGMDKVINSLTLIKSKIDKFVGYETTHNKTKILHLLDTEKEIESSSEVSYVILAETPFYATSGGQKHDRGYILQNKNKIIILDVFKDKFGNHIHKVEGKINVKDLVECFVDEEIRLGLERNHSGTHLLFSALRTILGSQIKQLGSDNNEERLTFDLPADKKPTDEEIEKIEQLVRSYIKQDATRHYLTMTTEEAKDMGAIMTLEEAEYMDPKAVRIVHFEGITADLCGGTHLSNSAKLENFKITNVEKKAAGVYRIRAISSNNLVNEYLENEIDNLIVEVNKALEKNEKLSADYKFDLEIPNNKEEAIKYLQKALLKLKEDNKELHKQKLNSFEFNYDEIKFDVNEPVKVYINENLLKEQIKTVASTLREKYQDAIFICLSDDPQPMLVVASKIANSNEVAQKLFKEFNGKGGGNAILSMGKISTKIPNFKDLILEKKLWEN comes from the coding sequence ATGACATCAAAAGAAATTAGACAAGCATGATTAGACTTTTTTGAAAGTAAAAACCATTTAGTGGTACCTTCAAAAAGTTTAGTTCCACAAAATGACCCATCTTTACTTTGAATCAACTCAGGTGTTGCGACACTCAAAGATTATTTTTCAGGTAAAAAAATACCACCTTCAAAAAGAATTGTAAACTCACAAAAAGCAATTCGTACTAATGATATTGAAAACGTAGGAATTACAGCAAGACACCATACCTTTTTTGAAATGTTAGGTAACTTTTCAATTGGTGATTACTTTAAAAAGGAGGCAATCGATTTTGCTTTCGAGTTTTTAACTCAAAAATTAAAGTTAGATTTAAATAAATTATATTTCACATACTATTTTGAAGATTTAGAAACAAAGCAAATGTGAATGTCACATGGTGTTGAAGAATCACACATGATTCCCGGTACTAAAGACACAAACTTCTGAGAAGTTGGTTCAGGACCATGTGGGCCTAACACAGAAATTTTTTATGATCGTGGTGAAAAATATGATGAGAGAGGAATTGTTCTTCTTCAAAAAGATATCGAAAATGATCGTTATATCGAGATTTGAAACATAGTCTTTTCAACCTACAACTCAAACGGTGAAGGTGAATATACTGAATTAAAACAAAAAAATATCGATACTGGTGCAGGTCTTGAGAGAATTGTATCGATTATGCAAGATGCTCCAACAAACTTTGATACCGATTTATTTTTACCAATTATCAATGAAATAGAAAAATATACCAAGTATAAATACGAAATTCAAAACTACTTTACTAAAGATCCAAAGCAAACAGAAATCAACTCTTGTTTTAAAGTCATTGCTGACCATATGAGAACTGTAGTAAACGCTATTGCTGATGGAGCAAAACCTTCAAACGTAGGACGTGGTTACATTTTAAGAAGATTAATCCGTAGAAGTGTCTATAAAGCAATGCAACTTGAAATTTATGAACCATTTTTATATAAATTAGTTGATGTTGTGAAAGAAAGTTTACCTTTTGAATATGATACCTTTCCTATTCAAAAGATTATCAAAGATGAAGAACTTATATTTAGTAAAACAATTGAAAACGGTAAAGAATTATTAAATAATTTTATTGAAAAAGATACAAAAGTATTCCCTGGTGAGCTTGCTTTCAAATTATTTGAAACATATGGTTTCCCTATTGAATTAACAGAAGAGATTTTATCTCAAAAAGGAATTCAAATTGATTTAGCTGGTTATGAATTAGCTAAAGAAAAACATGCTGAAGCTTCAAGAAACTCAAAAATTTCAGGAATGGATAAAGTAATTAACTCATTGACCTTAATTAAATCCAAAATTGATAAATTTGTAGGTTATGAAACAACACATAACAAAACTAAAATTTTACATTTATTAGACACTGAAAAAGAAATTGAAAGTTCAAGCGAAGTTAGTTATGTAATTCTAGCTGAAACTCCATTTTACGCAACTAGCGGTGGTCAAAAACATGACCGTGGATATATTCTTCAAAACAAAAATAAAATAATCATTTTAGATGTTTTTAAAGACAAATTTGGAAATCACATCCACAAAGTTGAAGGAAAAATTAATGTTAAAGATCTAGTTGAATGCTTTGTTGATGAAGAAATTAGATTAGGTCTTGAAAGAAACCACTCAGGAACACACTTATTATTCTCGGCATTAAGAACAATTTTAGGGTCTCAAATAAAACAATTAGGTTCAGATAACAATGAAGAACGTTTAACTTTTGATTTACCAGCAGATAAAAAACCTACTGATGAAGAAATTGAAAAAATTGAGCAATTAGTGCGCAGTTATATTAAACAAGATGCAACTAGACATTATTTAACAATGACTACCGAAGAAGCAAAAGATATGGGCGCAATCATGACTTTAGAAGAAGCTGAATATATGGATCCTAAAGCAGTTAGAATCGTTCATTTTGAGGGAATTACAGCTGATTTATGTGGAGGAACACACCTTTCAAATTCTGCTAAATTAGAAAACTTCAAAATTACCAACGTAGAGAAAAAAGCCGCCGGAGTTTATAGAATTAGAGCTATTTCATCAAATAATTTAGTTAATGAATATTTAGAAAATGAAATTGATAATTTAATTGTCGAAGTGAATAAAGCATTAGAGAAAAATGAAAAATTAAGCGCTGATTATAAATTTGATTTAGAAATTCCTAACAATAAAGAAGAAGCAATTAAGTACCTTCAAAAAGCTTTATTGAAGTTAAAAGAAGATAACAAAGAATTACATAAACAAAAACTTAATAGTTTTGAATTTAACTACGATGAAATTAAGTTCGATGTTAATGAACCTGTGAAAGTTTATATTAATGAAAACTTACTTAAAGAACAAATTAAAACTGTCGCTTCAACTTTAAGAGAAAAATATCAAGATGCTATTTTTATCTGTTTATCAGATGATCCGCAGCCAATGTTAGTTGTTGCAAGCAAAATTGCAAACTCTAACGAAGTTGCTCAAAAATTATTTAAAGAATTTAATGGTAAAGGTGGTGGAAACGCAATCTTAAGCATGGGTAAAATAAGTACCAAAATACCTAATTTTAAAGATCTAATTCTTGAAAAGAAATTATGAGAAAACTAG